The DNA region TAATGGGACTGGATTGTAAAGCGCATTATGATAATATGTACAATTTATATGGCTGCAAATCTTTTTTTGCAAAACTTTCTTGACACTACCTATAGTATACTCCTGTTCTAACCTTATTAAACTGGTATAGATACTGGTTGCTGTATTTGAGTTATTATTGGCGTGTATAGATCAACATCTGTTTCTGGCGTTGATATTGAGACAATTAAAGAATACCGTACCTTTTTATCATAGAGTTTTAGATTTGTTCTTTCCCGCCACCAGCCTATGACAGAGTATACGGCTACAAAATTCGCATCACATAAGTCTACTGCATTTACTTTTTTAAAATCAGAATGAATAGAGCCTACATCACGGTTTTGGGGGCCAAGAAACCATTCTGTACTACCGCTATAACCACTGCCACGATCATTATCTTCCCTCATTTTGACATCAATACGTTTCAGGAAGTCCTTTTTGGTTTCATTTATATTTTTTACATCAAAACGAAGCTGGCAAGATGGATAACGGTATTTGTCACGCCATCCTATTTCACCAGGCCCGGGTTCAACAAAATATGATAAAGTAATTTTTAGCAATGCAGGTGTTTCCCCAATACTACGGAGAATATCAGAAGCCCAAGGTAATGTATGTAAATGCATTTCTTTCATTTTTTTGTTTTTGGCGAAAGGCTGTATTTCGCCTTCGATGACAAGATTTACACGATTTGAAATACATTGTATTGCACGTTCAAGATTTGGTATACCATAACCACAAGTACGCAATAAATCCCGCCTTCCATAGCCTTTCTTATCCTTGCCAGCTATAAACAGACGTTTCATTTCACTCGTCCAATCAGCAGAGTGTACTATTAAGGCTCGCACTGTTTCAGGCCAAATACCCGGATATTCTGACATGATTTGAGCGGCAATCCATGATGCTTGAGCCGTTGCAGAACTTGTTGCGCAAATGGTACTAAAAGGATGTTTAAGATGTTGATGACTGGTAGTTAATAATGATAAATCGGAACAATCCATATATGCGCTGCCATCTGTAGCAACATTACCGCCATCGCAAAGGATTTCAGGCTTTATCGGCCACTTAGAAGCCCAAATTTTAGAAGTAGAACTGTAAGGGCTTAATTCACCTGAATTAGCAACCGCATGATAAGATTTCAAATTTTCATCTAAAATAGTAATATCGTTGCTAAATGCTCCTACGGTGATGGCATTCCAGGCTTGACCAGGACTTTGCACGGGGCTAATCAAATTGGCATCAGGATACCCGGCTTTCATGTCTGAAAAGTCAACATTACCTGCGCTTATGAAAAATAACCGTTTTGTGTCATCATCTGCACCAGAGATGATAGTATCAATAGATCCTGACCAAGATGAGGGGGTTCCATCGGTTATGCTGTATTTATCATCTTCGGTTATCGCCATGCATAATGTTCGTACATTATTTGGCCGGGCAATTTCGGCAAGAGATATTGCTTGTTTGGTTATATCCCCATAAAGCTGCGGGTCATTTGCTCCAGGCGGCGGCGGTAATATTTTAACTGATTCAAGGCGGTGATGAATTACTATCTTTTCTTTACTTAACAGTTTTTCTTTTAGGTTATGGAACAAGGCTACACCAGCCATTTCCGTTCCATGACCATCATGATCTGATGTTTGCCAGGCTGCATTGACGGATTGCAAACAATCATCTTCGCATGATCCTGAAAGAAGGGGATGACCATTATTCAATCCTGTATCAAGCAGGCATATTGACACATTTGTAAAATCATACTGGAGTCTCGAAAATAACTCATTGGCAAATTCTTTTTGTTCACCGGGCGATAATTTCTCAAAAAAATTATTTGGTTCTTCAAATCTGCGAATTTCCGCTATGGTATCAAGGCTTTTTATCAACCTTGCAAGCTGATCCGAGTTTGCTCTGATGAGTTTTACGATTCGTTCTTTAAAGTGAATGAAATTATCATTGCAAGGTATATTTAAAAGTGAACAAACGGCTTTGAAGTCATTATTATTTTCTTTCGCATTATCCGTACTTTCATTATTATTCTCATCGCATAATAACCAAATTTCACATCATACTGGGGTTGTGTCAGGTATACCTTCGTCTTTTCCTATCCAGAATGATTTTAAAATGGCGGGGGTAATACTTTCGATACTGTCCAATAAAGGCCTGCTTGGTATTTTTTCTGCATTATTTTTGACAGCGTCCGCATACTTTAAAATTCTTTGTGCAAAAAAATTCTTTTTATCCTCTGGAACGAAAACTGTTGCCTGAATTATCCCATCGATCTCTTTAACATTTAATAGCCTAATACCTTGCCTTAAATCTTCCAGGCTTTTTGTTACCAATTCATAGCCTTGTTTTCCGGTAAAGACTATATTTACTCCCTTTTTATATTGTATTGCGGCAATTTGATCTTTAGAAAGGCTTTTTATAAAAGTTTCATTTTGCTTATATACATTTGACAACCCTTTATTCAACATAGCGGCATGGGCTTCACGCTGCCTTTCAGGGAATCTTGTCGGATCCATACGCTTCCCCTGTGCGGAATAAGGCAATTTGGTCAAAGTATTGTTTAGGAATATATTTTTCTTTTCAACCGGCATATTAGGCCCTCTTATCCGTGTATATCAAGAGCCTTTCATTGATAAGATTAAGCAAGAGTTTTTCTTCGATAGGTTTATCGGTCAAAATTGCCGATTTAATAGCATCTGTGCAAATGCGGGTAATTTCAGCATGATTGAGGGTTGACGCTTTTTCTATTATTTCATTTGTCGGGTAAAATGCGGGTTGATAGACAGTTAATTTTGTAATAAATAATTTTTGAATGTCTTTAGCAGAGGGTAAAGAATAATGCAATACATCATCAAAACGGCGGAACAGTGCTTTATCAAGTATATTTTGCCTGTTTGTTGCGGCGATAATAAGGCTTCCTGATGAATCCTGTTCAAGCATCTGCAAGAATTAGTTTAATACACGGCGCATTTCCCCTACTTCGTTATCAATTCCACGGTCGGCACCAATGGCATCAAATTCATCAAAAAAATAAACGCCCAAAGAGTTTTCAATTGAATCGAATATTTGACGAAGTTTGACACTCGTTTCTCCCATGAATTTAGTTACCAGTTTATCCATTTGAACGGTAAATAACGGTAGGCCAAGTTCAGAGGCAATAATAGAAGCGGTAAGTGTTTTGCCAGTACCCGGCGGCCCTTCAATAAGGATTTTACGGCGATTATAAATTCCATGTTTTTGAAGTTTTTTCCGGTTAAAATACTCATTGGTAATGCGTTCTATCCGCTCAAGGATTTCATCAGAGGTTATTAAATCTTGCAGCTTATTGTCAGGGAAGGTCATTAAAAGACTTTCATTTTGCGGATTTTCTGATTGGATAGTGCGGAAATGGGAAACGGGCATTTTTTCAATAGCCTGTTTTATATCACGGGCAAGTATTTCGTGCCCCTGTTTTGCTTCATAGGCGGCAATTTGCAGGGCTGTGGTTTTAAACCGTTCTCCATCACGGTCAAAATGAGAACGAATAAGGGTTTTTATTTGTTCGCCTGTTGCCATGTTATTTACCTTCCCCCAATTCAACTTTAGGCAATCCATTTACAAAACTGCCAGTCAGGACACTACCATTTATAACAGAAATGAGCAAGTCTAGTTTATACCAGATCGGGTTATACTCATTAACCCTATCAGCCATTCTTAACCTCACTGCTGTCCAAGCCTTCTATTTCCCTCTCAACCATTGCCTTTGCTTCCTCCAAAAGATTTTCACTTTCTTTGCGGAGGACAAAACTTTTGTTGATTAAATCAGCAATTTGGCGTTGGATACTAGCGTCAATTAAAGGAATGGGAATATTTGAAAATTCCGTATTGCTTATGGCGGTTAAAATTGTCCCGGAGCAACCCTGTTTTAATAAATTTTGCAGAGGTTCTGATTTTATTAAAACAAGGAGTGTTTCAGAATTTATTTTTAATGAATTAATGACATAAAAACCCGTTGAACATAAAGCATCATCATAATTATGCGGCACTAGGGCACAACTGCTTAAAGAGCCTTCTATAGTTGATACAATAACATCATTGGCATTAACTTTGCGTCGTGCGCGGGAGGGCAAGTCTTTGCCCTGCGCGGTTGTACAGCCTGTTATATTGCCTGATTTACCAATATCAGCAAGCTCAATATACTGGTATTCGATCTCATTTTCCGGTGAAAAATTATTATCCTTTATTTCACAAGCAACGCCTAGTGGTTCATAACCATTTATATATTTTTTTACAAGTTTTTCGTAATCTTCATATTTTTCCTGGTAATATTCCGCATCAAGGCGGCCTGTAGAACCAAAGGACTTTTTGAATGTCTTGACATTCACGTTTGCATTATTGGGGGTAAAGTCTTTTAAACCAATTGCTTCAAGCAGTAGATTTTCAGCATGGTGATAGAAGGAAACAGCTTTTCCTAAATGCTTGTGTGCAGTAAAATATAGTCCCTCTATTTTACTATTAAACGATTTGTTAAAAATAGGAATATCAATTTCTTT from Treponema primitia ZAS-2 includes:
- a CDS encoding S8 family peptidase, whose amino-acid sequence is MIKSLDTIAEIRRFEEPNNFFEKLSPGEQKEFANELFSRLQYDFTNVSICLLDTGLNNGHPLLSGSCEDDCLQSVNAAWQTSDHDGHGTEMAGVALFHNLKEKLLSKEKIVIHHRLESVKILPPPPGANDPQLYGDITKQAISLAEIARPNNVRTLCMAITEDDKYSITDGTPSSWSGSIDTIISGADDDTKRLFFISAGNVDFSDMKAGYPDANLISPVQSPGQAWNAITVGAFSNDITILDENLKSYHAVANSGELSPYSSTSKIWASKWPIKPEILCDGGNVATDGSAYMDCSDLSLLTTSHQHLKHPFSTICATSSATAQASWIAAQIMSEYPGIWPETVRALIVHSADWTSEMKRLFIAGKDKKGYGRRDLLRTCGYGIPNLERAIQCISNRVNLVIEGEIQPFAKNKKMKEMHLHTLPWASDILRSIGETPALLKITLSYFVEPGPGEIGWRDKYRYPSCQLRFDVKNINETKKDFLKRIDVKMREDNDRGSGYSGSTEWFLGPQNRDVGSIHSDFKKVNAVDLCDANFVAVYSVIGWWRERTNLKLYDKKVRYSLIVSISTPETDVDLYTPIITQIQQPVSIPV
- a CDS encoding ATP-binding protein; protein product: MATGEQIKTLIRSHFDRDGERFKTTALQIAAYEAKQGHEILARDIKQAIEKMPVSHFRTIQSENPQNESLLMTFPDNKLQDLITSDEILERIERITNEYFNRKKLQKHGIYNRRKILIEGPPGTGKTLTASIIASELGLPLFTVQMDKLVTKFMGETSVKLRQIFDSIENSLGVYFFDEFDAIGADRGIDNEVGEMRRVLN
- a CDS encoding restriction endonuclease subunit S, which produces MNSPFDKRKYKRLLEGLEASEVLISKCLQQNDFRLESSFWIQQNIVQLKTMKGMDIIDFVQYGTSKELNEEKEGYPILRLNEFNSRFIDIPNKYCKLISKDEYESLKLKQGDVLICRTNGNPNLVGRSALVLENTEYAYASYLFKIRPKTEIINSSTLVAFLSCKYGRNEIDKYSMTSNQTNFSPAKFKEIDIPIFNKSFNSKIEGLYFTAHKHLGKAVSFYHHAENLLLEAIGLKDFTPNNANVNVKTFKKSFGSTGRLDAEYYQEKYEDYEKLVKKYINGYEPLGVACEIKDNNFSPENEIEYQYIELADIGKSGNITGCTTAQGKDLPSRARRKVNANDVIVSTIEGSLSSCALVPHNYDDALCSTGFYVINSLKINSETLLVLIKSEPLQNLLKQGCSGTILTAISNTEFSNIPIPLIDASIQRQIADLINKSFVLRKESENLLEEAKAMVEREIEGLDSSEVKNG